One region of Natrinema salaciae genomic DNA includes:
- a CDS encoding universal stress protein, with product MKAICATDLSAASEATIENETCLECLGRIGVEEIHLVTVIPSNVHAGMPGIDFETRREQALDRYRRVIEDAGFDVEAHVVRGTPHRRINGVAEAIGASLTVVGSRGKSPLENRVIGSTARNLARTTVVPLLVNRIERGADDPDILREHLFRRMLYATDFSQNAERAFETFSYLRHATQEATLVHVETPKDPSLPEDVDPEARLSELATSLEDWGIETRTEVRQGDPADEILAAEEEYEPTTILVGSRGHSRLRRLLLGSVSEDIVTRANGNVMLVPPSRTA from the coding sequence ATGAAAGCCATCTGTGCGACCGACCTCTCCGCCGCCAGCGAGGCGACGATCGAAAACGAGACCTGCCTCGAGTGTCTCGGGCGGATCGGCGTCGAGGAGATCCACCTCGTGACTGTGATTCCCTCCAACGTCCACGCGGGGATGCCCGGTATCGACTTCGAAACGCGACGCGAGCAAGCGCTCGATCGCTATCGCCGCGTCATCGAAGACGCCGGCTTCGACGTGGAGGCACACGTCGTCCGCGGGACGCCCCACCGACGCATCAACGGGGTCGCGGAGGCGATCGGCGCCAGCCTCACCGTCGTCGGCTCGCGGGGGAAGAGCCCGCTCGAGAACCGCGTCATCGGGTCGACCGCGCGCAATCTCGCGCGGACGACGGTCGTGCCGCTGCTCGTCAACCGGATCGAGCGCGGGGCGGACGATCCGGACATCCTTCGCGAACACCTGTTCAGGCGGATGCTGTACGCGACGGACTTCTCGCAGAACGCCGAGCGAGCGTTCGAGACGTTCTCGTACCTCCGCCACGCCACACAGGAGGCGACGCTGGTCCACGTCGAAACGCCGAAGGACCCGTCGCTCCCGGAGGACGTCGATCCCGAAGCACGGCTGTCGGAGCTGGCGACCAGCCTCGAGGACTGGGGGATCGAGACGCGAACTGAGGTTCGGCAGGGCGATCCCGCCGACGAGATCCTCGCCGCGGAGGAGGAGTACGAGCCGACCACGATCCTCGTCGGATCGCGCGGCCACAGCCGGCTCCGCCGACTGTTGCTCGGGAGCGTCTCCGAGGACATCGTCACGCGGGCGAACGGGAACGTCATGCTCGTTCCGCCGTCACGAACCGCGTGA
- a CDS encoding MBL fold metallo-hydrolase, whose protein sequence is MSNIDLDPSAVARRIEEDDTADLFVLDVRTEDEYEEWRIGDSTNLPIYDELLEYDYSTLEAHLDELPTDTEIAVVCVAGITSTRAAAFLREHGFDARSMDDGMNGWGRVHRQYDLEDAGGIEGVVQIVRPGTGCVSYLAHDGDEAVVVDPSQYVDRYLDAADEYGLEIVGVADTHAHADHVSGARRLAGELDVPYFLHRDDAGELENVTTLEDGEAIPVGERELEVLHTPGHTPGSVSFRFGDALLAGDTLFLRSVGRPDLEDGSEDAVRTAASRLFDSLERLTDLEDETVVLPGHFSDEPVRPLATELGDLRAAATNELLSYVADGDEAAFVETIVESLADEPANYNEIKQINWGKAQPGGDVEALELGPNNCAAN, encoded by the coding sequence ATGAGCAACATCGATCTCGATCCATCGGCGGTCGCACGGCGTATCGAAGAGGACGACACGGCGGATCTCTTCGTCCTCGACGTCAGAACCGAGGACGAGTACGAGGAGTGGCGAATCGGCGACAGTACGAACCTCCCAATCTACGACGAGCTGCTGGAATACGACTACTCCACGCTCGAGGCGCACCTAGACGAGCTCCCGACGGACACGGAGATCGCGGTCGTCTGCGTCGCCGGCATCACGTCCACGCGAGCCGCGGCGTTCCTCCGCGAGCACGGGTTCGACGCGAGATCGATGGACGACGGAATGAACGGCTGGGGGCGCGTCCACCGCCAGTACGATCTCGAGGACGCGGGCGGTATCGAGGGAGTCGTTCAGATCGTCCGTCCCGGGACGGGGTGCGTCTCGTATCTGGCCCACGACGGCGACGAGGCCGTCGTCGTCGATCCGAGTCAGTACGTCGATCGATATCTCGACGCGGCCGACGAGTACGGCCTCGAGATCGTCGGCGTCGCGGACACCCACGCCCACGCCGATCACGTCTCGGGAGCCCGCCGACTCGCCGGCGAACTCGACGTGCCGTACTTCCTCCACAGGGACGACGCCGGCGAGCTCGAGAACGTGACGACACTCGAGGACGGCGAGGCGATTCCGGTCGGCGAGCGCGAACTCGAGGTGCTCCACACGCCGGGGCACACGCCCGGCAGCGTCTCGTTCCGGTTCGGCGACGCGCTCCTCGCCGGCGACACGCTGTTTCTCCGCAGCGTCGGTCGTCCGGACCTCGAGGACGGTTCGGAAGACGCCGTTCGAACCGCCGCGAGCCGGCTGTTCGACAGCCTCGAGCGGCTGACGGATCTCGAGGACGAAACCGTCGTGTTGCCCGGTCACTTCAGCGACGAACCCGTCCGCCCGCTCGCGACCGAACTCGGCGACCTTCGCGCGGCGGCGACCAACGAACTCCTGAGTTACGTCGCGGACGGCGACGAGGCGGCGTTCGTCGAGACCATCGTCGAGAGCCTCGCGGACGAACCGGCGAACTACAACGAGATCAAGCAGATCAACTGGGGGAAAGCGCAGCCGGGCGGCGACGTCGAGGCGCTCGAACTCGGGCCGAACAACTGCGCTGCCAACTAA
- a CDS encoding sulfite exporter TauE/SafE family protein — protein sequence MSAPEPTVDVEQFLTNLLELRSRELTMVGAALTVLVAAVAFFPGLENVGRGVQSDLSVGLLAVLSLIAIVAGVVKGMTGFGYSLIMTPIVASVIDPTVAVVVLAIPPWMLNMFQIAETGTGWSFVREEWSLLVLAVVGTVIGVAALATFSTGPLVPFAIGLVLLGYVAFQVAQNFVTVEEAHHPFALGAAGFSQGFLLALANLGPLLPAYFHTFERDAERYIGGLSMVLGTIFTVRIVQMALFTDLLTTYRLWLGSMIAVVTIVGLLLGTYLRRLEFDERTFNWFVVGLLFVISLNIFRNTVPALFF from the coding sequence ATGAGTGCTCCCGAACCCACAGTCGACGTCGAACAGTTTCTCACCAACCTCCTCGAGCTTCGCTCTCGCGAACTGACGATGGTCGGCGCAGCGCTGACCGTGCTCGTCGCCGCGGTCGCGTTCTTCCCCGGGCTCGAGAACGTCGGACGGGGCGTTCAGTCCGACCTCTCGGTCGGCTTGCTCGCCGTGCTGAGTCTGATCGCGATCGTCGCCGGCGTCGTCAAGGGAATGACGGGCTTTGGCTACTCGCTCATCATGACGCCGATCGTCGCGTCGGTGATCGATCCGACCGTCGCCGTCGTCGTCCTGGCGATTCCGCCGTGGATGCTCAACATGTTCCAGATCGCGGAGACCGGTACCGGGTGGTCGTTCGTCCGCGAGGAGTGGTCGCTCCTGGTGCTCGCCGTCGTCGGGACTGTGATCGGCGTCGCGGCGCTGGCGACGTTCAGCACCGGGCCGCTCGTCCCGTTCGCGATCGGTCTCGTCCTCCTCGGCTACGTCGCCTTTCAGGTCGCGCAGAACTTCGTCACGGTCGAGGAGGCCCACCACCCGTTCGCCCTCGGCGCAGCCGGGTTCTCCCAGGGATTCCTGCTCGCCCTCGCGAACCTCGGGCCGCTGCTGCCGGCGTACTTCCACACCTTCGAGCGGGACGCCGAGCGGTACATCGGCGGCCTCTCGATGGTGCTCGGAACGATCTTCACGGTTCGGATCGTCCAGATGGCGCTGTTCACCGACCTGTTGACGACCTACCGGCTCTGGCTCGGTTCGATGATCGCCGTCGTCACCATCGTCGGCCTCCTCCTCGGGACGTATCTCCGACGCCTCGAGTTCGATGAGCGGACGTTCAACTGGTTCGTCGTCGGCCTCCTCTTCGTCATCTCGCTCAACATCTTCCGGAACACCGTGCCGGCGTTGTTCTTCTAA
- a CDS encoding carbamoyltransferase family protein yields the protein MTDYRLAFKPAIGLYGQHDPSAVLFEDGTPVFGVEEERYTRDKHATDTFPERAIRACLGHRELSLPDLDRILLPYEPRLRGEIASHYVTDAIRAPGIERKLSALEETLVTQVRSRLVPTRQIEARLESIGAPVPSIETIPHHRCHAASAFHPSGFEEGVVLTIDAKGEYDSTVVWHADGDGLTRAHTYEHPNSLGLFFAIVTEYLGYRMFNGEGKVMGLAPYGEDNPEIEGVLRDLIDVGVDYDVTALTKRWGTGYGVDILEDAFGRPRNETPGAFDQWEMDLAHTAQKLLEESVVAVAEAAVEQLGPPNVAIAGGVALNCKLNKRVRESPLIDDVFVQPVAHDAGLALGAGWSRQPPAAVDRQTDVFLGPEYETDEIRSLLETNKLAYGEPDDLERYVAERLADGDLVGWFQGRMEMGPRALGARSILADPRTAASRDRVNRFVKHREEWRPFAPSMLESAAAEYLVDGGPAPFMIDAADVRSAKTDELEAVLHPADDSTRPQTVREDQHPRYHRLLSEFEDLTGVPVVLNTSFNDHAEPIVRTPTQAIKDFYGMGLDVLVLEDLVLEKEATKSDRRSKSSGEADTPNPTPT from the coding sequence ATGACTGACTATCGACTCGCGTTCAAACCCGCGATCGGACTCTACGGCCAACACGATCCGAGCGCCGTCCTCTTCGAGGACGGCACGCCCGTCTTCGGCGTCGAAGAAGAGCGATACACGCGGGACAAACACGCGACGGACACCTTCCCCGAGCGCGCGATTCGGGCCTGTCTCGGCCATCGGGAGCTGTCGCTCCCGGATCTCGATCGCATCCTCCTCCCGTACGAGCCGCGGCTCCGTGGCGAAATCGCCTCCCACTACGTCACCGACGCGATCCGGGCGCCCGGAATCGAGCGGAAACTCTCCGCGCTCGAGGAGACGCTGGTCACGCAGGTCCGGAGTCGGCTCGTCCCGACGCGACAGATCGAGGCCCGCCTCGAGTCCATCGGCGCGCCGGTACCGTCGATCGAGACGATCCCCCACCACCGCTGTCACGCCGCGAGTGCGTTCCACCCGTCGGGCTTCGAGGAGGGCGTCGTCCTCACGATCGACGCGAAAGGCGAGTACGACTCGACGGTCGTCTGGCACGCCGACGGGGACGGCCTGACGCGGGCCCACACCTACGAACACCCGAACAGCCTTGGCCTCTTCTTCGCCATCGTGACGGAGTACCTCGGCTACCGGATGTTCAACGGCGAGGGGAAAGTGATGGGGCTGGCACCCTACGGCGAGGATAACCCCGAGATCGAGGGCGTCCTCCGGGACCTGATCGACGTGGGTGTCGACTACGACGTCACCGCGTTGACGAAGCGCTGGGGGACCGGCTACGGCGTCGACATCCTCGAGGATGCGTTCGGCCGTCCCCGGAACGAGACGCCCGGCGCGTTCGACCAGTGGGAGATGGACCTCGCGCACACCGCCCAGAAGCTGCTCGAGGAGTCGGTCGTGGCCGTCGCGGAGGCGGCCGTCGAACAGTTGGGCCCGCCGAACGTCGCGATCGCGGGCGGCGTCGCGCTGAACTGCAAGCTGAACAAGCGGGTTCGGGAGTCGCCGCTGATCGACGACGTCTTCGTCCAGCCGGTCGCCCACGACGCGGGCCTCGCGCTCGGTGCGGGCTGGTCCCGGCAGCCGCCGGCGGCCGTCGACCGCCAGACCGACGTCTTCCTCGGGCCCGAGTACGAGACCGACGAGATCCGGTCGCTCCTCGAGACGAACAAACTCGCGTACGGGGAGCCGGACGACCTCGAGCGGTACGTCGCCGAACGGCTCGCGGACGGCGATCTCGTCGGCTGGTTCCAGGGGCGGATGGAGATGGGGCCGCGGGCGCTCGGGGCCAGGAGCATCCTCGCCGATCCCCGCACCGCCGCGTCCCGCGACCGGGTGAACCGGTTCGTCAAACACCGCGAGGAGTGGCGGCCGTTCGCGCCGTCGATGCTCGAGTCGGCCGCCGCAGAGTACCTGGTCGACGGCGGCCCGGCACCGTTCATGATCGACGCCGCCGACGTCCGGTCGGCGAAGACCGACGAACTCGAGGCGGTCCTGCACCCGGCCGACGACTCGACGCGCCCGCAGACCGTTCGCGAGGACCAGCACCCGCGCTACCACCGACTGCTCTCGGAATTCGAGGATCTGACCGGTGTGCCCGTCGTGTTGAACACCTCGTTCAACGACCACGCCGAACCGATCGTCCGGACGCCGACGCAGGCGATCAAGGACTTCTACGGGATGGGACTCGACGTGCTCGTCCTCGAGGATCTCGTGCTCGAAAAGGAGGCGACGAAATCGGATCGGCGTTCGAAGTCGTCGGGAGAGGCGGACACGCCGAATCCGACACCGACGTAA
- a CDS encoding polysaccharide deacetylase family protein: MAFERDADGGSSRRRLLAGVTAASAAIAGCMDALSDELGLNEDETTGGPVRWPAIEAGDALSDFEDLEEWSPRSGAVEIAPAPDEARAGSQAAVVESDEERAGMEIRFADGIDLEDWDVSLAVKPASVDRIAVEILAPTRDERLTSVRPVPDEYDGWFRMDCGYQQKPGNDPDPSTVTGINVVAHGPDGGPTRLLVDDLRRTKSAANGAAILAFYGGHESHYDVAAEMLAERGWTAAVPVTPERIGDEGRMGLDDLRELRDREWDICSLPQASTPLPEQPADRQRQVLESARDALASDGFEDGARHLFVPDGRMDAATYDVARDVHESAFLYSAGTTAVPPTEMHMIPYIWGPALHTGVRRHVNLSDQYGLLTVVRVPRIVDEDDVGVDENRMSLDDFGLLLDHFEHRGLDVVTPSDLVDGQFDRADGDDETAGRERPSGVVLESGRSHAVEGSGSSESQTVALDDGVLVANVSHDGSTIAVDVSDVDGSGRSENLLTTSGNATGESIMAVESGTYGLEVDADGAWSIDLSQPAVRAADLTDLPVQASGTGSAFVGPLWTVGDARVVATHDGDGQFIVDGYGADGSREILAHRTGEFDNSRSYKAGGVVWLNVEADGDWTLEVVDS, from the coding sequence ATGGCATTCGAACGCGACGCGGACGGCGGATCGTCTCGCCGGCGGCTGCTGGCCGGAGTGACTGCTGCATCGGCGGCGATCGCGGGCTGCATGGACGCGCTGTCGGACGAACTCGGACTGAACGAAGACGAGACGACCGGGGGTCCCGTACGCTGGCCCGCGATCGAAGCCGGCGACGCGCTCTCGGACTTCGAGGACCTCGAGGAGTGGTCCCCACGATCCGGAGCCGTCGAGATCGCGCCCGCCCCCGACGAGGCGCGGGCCGGATCGCAAGCGGCGGTCGTCGAGAGCGACGAGGAGCGGGCCGGCATGGAGATCCGGTTCGCCGACGGCATCGACCTCGAGGACTGGGACGTTTCGCTGGCGGTCAAGCCGGCGTCGGTCGATCGAATCGCCGTCGAAATCCTCGCGCCGACGCGAGACGAACGCCTCACGAGCGTTCGACCGGTGCCGGACGAGTACGACGGCTGGTTCCGGATGGATTGCGGGTACCAGCAGAAGCCGGGGAACGATCCCGATCCCTCGACCGTCACCGGTATCAACGTCGTCGCGCACGGACCCGACGGCGGACCCACCAGACTGCTGGTCGACGACCTGCGACGAACGAAATCGGCCGCGAACGGCGCGGCGATCCTCGCGTTCTACGGCGGGCACGAGTCCCACTACGACGTCGCAGCCGAGATGCTCGCGGAGCGCGGCTGGACGGCGGCGGTTCCGGTCACCCCCGAGCGAATCGGCGACGAGGGACGGATGGGCCTCGACGACCTCCGCGAGCTCCGTGACCGCGAATGGGATATCTGCTCGCTCCCGCAGGCGTCGACGCCGCTCCCGGAACAGCCCGCGGATCGGCAGCGACAGGTCCTCGAGAGCGCTCGAGACGCGCTCGCGAGCGACGGCTTCGAGGACGGGGCGCGCCATCTGTTCGTTCCGGACGGTCGGATGGACGCGGCGACCTACGACGTCGCCCGTGACGTCCACGAGTCGGCGTTCCTGTACAGCGCCGGGACGACTGCCGTGCCGCCGACCGAGATGCACATGATCCCGTACATCTGGGGGCCCGCGCTCCACACCGGCGTTCGCCGTCACGTCAATCTCTCCGATCAGTACGGCCTGTTGACCGTCGTTCGCGTGCCGCGGATCGTCGACGAGGACGACGTTGGCGTCGACGAGAACCGGATGTCGCTGGACGATTTCGGGCTGCTCCTCGATCATTTCGAGCACCGCGGTCTCGACGTCGTCACCCCGTCCGATCTCGTCGACGGGCAGTTCGATCGCGCCGACGGCGACGACGAAACCGCGGGGAGGGAACGGCCGAGCGGCGTCGTCCTCGAGTCGGGGCGGTCCCACGCCGTGGAGGGGTCCGGGTCGAGCGAGTCGCAGACGGTCGCCCTCGACGACGGCGTCCTCGTCGCGAACGTCTCCCACGACGGCTCGACGATCGCCGTCGACGTGAGCGACGTCGACGGGAGCGGACGCAGCGAGAATCTGTTAACCACGTCCGGGAACGCCACCGGCGAGTCGATCATGGCCGTCGAGAGCGGGACGTACGGACTCGAGGTCGACGCCGACGGCGCGTGGTCGATCGACCTCTCCCAGCCGGCGGTCCGCGCCGCCGATCTCACGGACCTCCCAGTGCAGGCGTCCGGGACCGGATCGGCGTTCGTCGGCCCGCTGTGGACCGTAGGCGACGCCAGGGTGGTCGCGACGCACGACGGCGACGGACAGTTTATCGTCGACGGCTACGGCGCGGACGGCAGCCGAGAGATACTCGCCCACCGGACCGGCGAGTTCGACAACTCGCGATCGTACAAGGCCGGCGGCGTCGTCTGGCTCAACGTCGAGGCCGACGGCGACTGGACGCTCGAGGTCGTCGACTCGTAG
- a CDS encoding ArsR/SmtB family transcription factor: protein MHHGGSSDSAEIFQILADEYARKILLAADSGPKTAKTLSEECDASLTTIYRRVSRLQDHGLVEERHTVDADGSHRSKFETSLEELHVDITDGQLSLTIETRDELADNFTSLWSDLRGED from the coding sequence GTGCATCACGGCGGCTCCTCGGACTCGGCGGAAATTTTCCAGATCCTCGCGGACGAGTACGCGCGGAAGATCCTCCTCGCCGCGGATAGCGGACCGAAGACCGCGAAAACGCTCAGCGAGGAGTGCGACGCCTCGCTCACGACGATCTATCGCCGCGTGTCGCGGTTGCAAGACCACGGCCTCGTCGAGGAACGGCACACCGTCGACGCGGACGGCTCCCACCGGAGCAAGTTCGAAACGTCGCTCGAGGAACTCCACGTCGACATCACCGACGGCCAGCTCTCGCTGACGATCGAGACCCGCGACGAACTCGCGGACAACTTCACGTCCCTCTGGAGCGACCTCCGAGGTGAGGACTGA
- a CDS encoding helix-turn-helix domain-containing protein gives MRPVDEKILETMRDEGNMTPSALEQLDVTVANYASNRLSKMADYGLVERVAQGLYRITDDGEAFLDEELDADELEPVEDTE, from the coding sequence ATGCGTCCAGTTGACGAGAAAATACTCGAGACGATGCGTGATGAGGGGAACATGACTCCCAGTGCCCTCGAGCAACTGGACGTGACGGTCGCCAATTACGCAAGCAACCGTCTCTCGAAGATGGCTGACTACGGGCTCGTCGAGCGTGTCGCCCAGGGTCTCTATCGAATTACTGACGACGGAGAAGCATTCCTTGATGAAGAACTAGATGCGGACGAACTCGAGCCAGTCGAAGACACCGAGTAA
- a CDS encoding DUF7512 family protein: MIDLAANSGAVQAGALVGAVLLEAIVLYVGYGALERIAMPVIDRVKHA, translated from the coding sequence ATGATCGACCTCGCAGCGAATTCGGGAGCGGTACAGGCAGGCGCGCTCGTCGGAGCCGTCCTCCTCGAGGCGATCGTCCTCTACGTGGGCTACGGCGCACTCGAGCGAATCGCGATGCCGGTTATCGATAGGGTGAAACACGCATAA
- a CDS encoding sulfite exporter TauE/SafE family protein: MELFGIALATLVLFVSFGFMVGVLFGFFGMGGSFLVTPALLVMGYPARVAVGSGMAFVFGTAVIATLKHHDLGQVDYKLGGLMIVGTSVGIEVGRIGVFYLEDLGLASGVIGVTYVVLLGAIGVFVTRNSLKNDGSESSGGGHHDAADEEIDPDAIPDIAKKIQSYHVPPMMTIAGGIQVSLWMVLGVAFATGLLSGFLGVGGGFIRMPAMFYLIGVPVPVAVGTDLFEIVFSGGIGSFLYGMEGGVDLSIVAPLLAGSALGARIGSAATSIVNEDDIKIYFGLMLLGGSIAVAFQQAGDYLAIEIFNTVGFVLILLSAFMVSGAVIYSTITTMRARSSPTAPSAD, from the coding sequence ATGGAGCTATTCGGAATCGCACTGGCGACGCTCGTACTGTTCGTGAGCTTCGGCTTCATGGTCGGAGTGCTGTTCGGCTTCTTCGGGATGGGCGGGTCCTTCCTCGTCACGCCCGCGTTGCTCGTGATGGGGTATCCCGCCCGGGTCGCCGTCGGGAGCGGTATGGCGTTCGTCTTCGGGACGGCCGTGATAGCGACGCTAAAACACCACGACCTGGGACAGGTCGATTACAAACTCGGCGGGTTGATGATCGTCGGGACATCGGTCGGCATCGAGGTCGGGCGAATCGGGGTGTTCTACCTCGAGGACCTCGGCCTCGCCAGCGGCGTCATCGGTGTCACGTACGTCGTCCTGCTGGGCGCGATCGGCGTGTTCGTCACGCGTAACTCGCTCAAAAACGACGGCAGTGAGAGTTCCGGCGGCGGGCACCACGACGCAGCCGACGAAGAGATCGATCCGGACGCGATCCCCGATATCGCGAAGAAGATTCAGTCGTACCACGTCCCGCCGATGATGACGATCGCGGGCGGCATCCAGGTCTCGCTGTGGATGGTCCTCGGCGTCGCGTTCGCGACGGGACTGCTGTCGGGCTTCCTGGGCGTCGGCGGCGGCTTCATCCGCATGCCCGCGATGTTCTACCTCATCGGGGTGCCGGTCCCCGTCGCGGTCGGGACCGACCTCTTCGAGATCGTGTTCTCGGGCGGGATCGGTTCGTTCCTCTACGGGATGGAAGGCGGCGTCGACCTCTCGATCGTCGCCCCGCTGCTCGCAGGGAGCGCGCTGGGCGCCAGGATCGGTTCGGCCGCGACCAGCATCGTCAACGAAGACGACATCAAGATCTACTTCGGATTGATGCTCCTGGGTGGGTCGATCGCCGTGGCGTTCCAGCAGGCAGGCGACTACCTCGCGATCGAGATCTTCAACACGGTCGGCTTCGTCCTGATCCTGCTGTCGGCGTTCATGGTCAGCGGGGCCGTGATCTACAGCACGATCACGACGATGCGAGCACGGTCGAGCCCGACTGCGCCGTCGGCGGACTGA
- a CDS encoding thioredoxin family protein: MTETTASEPTDGQPPRKPVQLNDVADYDELLATHDLVLLEFVTSGCGICASMEPVLGTVARSAPGVVATVNAGLVPDLAAEFDVRSVPTLVVLQDGAEVARLDDGFQGAETIVELLETHAPR; this comes from the coding sequence ATGACCGAAACCACTGCTTCGGAGCCGACCGACGGCCAGCCACCGCGAAAACCCGTCCAGTTGAACGACGTGGCCGACTACGACGAGTTGCTCGCGACGCACGACCTCGTCCTGCTCGAGTTCGTCACGTCCGGTTGTGGGATCTGTGCGTCGATGGAGCCGGTACTCGGCACCGTCGCGCGCAGCGCACCGGGAGTCGTGGCGACGGTGAACGCCGGTCTCGTCCCCGACCTCGCCGCCGAGTTCGACGTCCGGAGCGTCCCGACGCTCGTCGTCCTGCAAGACGGCGCGGAAGTCGCCCGACTCGACGACGGCTTCCAGGGTGCCGAGACGATCGTCGAGCTGCTCGAGACGCACGCGCCGCGCTGA
- a CDS encoding ZIP family metal transporter, with amino-acid sequence MALAENLVVVFVAGFITALATGIGALPFFFVDDFSDRWNVGLWGVASGIMVTVSVFGLVDEGLAYASGGFPTLMVGGLLAGVALVEISDRVLDGVDLHGNGEYEHDRERARDDERGHDLEATDSNKVRANGAGHGHDHGHGGAPIEATAFAEADLKKLVLILGILTVHSFPEGVAVGVSFAELGLEGGVSILGVSIPLLAVFMTIAISIHNVPEGTAIAIPMRTMGLSNWRMVGAAVFSSLPQPIGAVIAFAFVSWAEAFLPFGFGFAAGAMVYLVATEFVPEALETGADLPNGGRRELLIGFGAGVVAMAPVTLV; translated from the coding sequence ATGGCACTCGCGGAAAACCTCGTCGTCGTCTTCGTCGCGGGCTTTATCACTGCGTTAGCGACGGGAATCGGCGCGTTGCCGTTCTTCTTCGTCGACGACTTCAGCGACCGCTGGAACGTGGGGCTATGGGGGGTCGCGTCGGGAATCATGGTGACGGTCTCCGTGTTTGGTCTCGTCGACGAGGGACTCGCGTACGCTTCGGGCGGGTTTCCGACGTTGATGGTCGGCGGCCTCCTCGCGGGCGTCGCGCTGGTTGAGATCTCCGACAGGGTCCTCGACGGGGTCGACCTCCACGGGAACGGGGAGTACGAGCACGATCGTGAACGAGCCCGCGACGACGAACGCGGACACGATCTCGAGGCGACGGACTCGAACAAGGTCCGGGCGAACGGTGCCGGTCACGGACACGACCACGGTCACGGCGGTGCGCCGATCGAGGCGACGGCGTTCGCCGAGGCTGACCTGAAGAAACTCGTCCTCATCCTCGGCATTCTGACGGTCCACAGCTTCCCCGAGGGCGTGGCGGTCGGCGTCTCGTTCGCCGAACTCGGACTCGAGGGTGGCGTCTCGATACTCGGAGTTTCGATCCCGTTGCTCGCGGTGTTCATGACGATCGCCATCTCGATCCACAACGTTCCGGAGGGAACCGCCATCGCCATCCCGATGCGGACGATGGGACTGTCCAACTGGCGGATGGTCGGCGCGGCGGTCTTCTCGAGCCTTCCCCAGCCGATCGGCGCGGTCATCGCGTTCGCGTTCGTCTCGTGGGCCGAGGCGTTCCTGCCGTTCGGTTTCGGATTCGCCGCCGGCGCGATGGTCTATCTGGTCGCGACGGAGTTCGTTCCCGAAGCGCTCGAGACCGGCGCGGACCTCCCGAACGGCGGTCGTCGAGAGTTGCTCATCGGGTTCGGTGCGGGTGTCGTGGCGATGGCACCAGTCACGCTCGTGTGA
- a CDS encoding DUF7521 family protein, protein MDASFLIAKLITLVLSLGVAYLAYHGYRRSGQTPMLYVSGGFVFIGAGAVCEGLIYQVFGTTIASAALVQAVIVSSGMVLVLLSLTK, encoded by the coding sequence ATGGACGCGTCGTTCCTGATCGCCAAGCTGATCACGCTCGTCCTCAGCCTCGGCGTCGCGTACCTGGCGTACCACGGCTATCGCCGGAGCGGGCAGACCCCGATGCTGTACGTCTCCGGCGGCTTCGTCTTCATCGGTGCCGGCGCGGTCTGCGAGGGTCTCATCTACCAGGTGTTCGGAACGACGATCGCGTCCGCCGCCCTCGTGCAGGCGGTCATCGTCTCGAGCGGGATGGTGCTCGTTCTCCTGTCGCTGACGAAGTGA